A part of Podarcis muralis chromosome 15, rPodMur119.hap1.1, whole genome shotgun sequence genomic DNA contains:
- the ZBTB44 gene encoding zinc finger and BTB domain-containing protein 44 isoform X4: MLIHSGIKPFQCDRCGKKFTRAYSLKMHRLKHEGKRCFRCQICSATFTSFGEYKHHMRVSRHIIRKPRIYECKTCGAMFTNSGNLIVHLRSLNHEASELANYFQSSDFLVPDYLNQEQEETLGQYELGEHGFESSSSVQMPVISQVSSTQNCESTFPLGPLGGLAEKEEDMPEQPKTTASADVSRDDLPKPGLSSITIE, from the exons ATGCTCATCCACTCAG GCATTAAACCATTTCAGTGTGACCGTTGTGGGAAAAAGTTCACCCGGGCTTATTCGCTAAAGATGCATCGCCTGAAGCacgaaggtaaacgctgtttccggtGCCAGATATGTAGTGCCACTTTCACTTCCTTCGGGGAATATAAACACCACATGCGGGTTTCCCGGCACATTATCCGCAAGCCTCGGATTTACGAGTGCAAAACATGTGGCGCCATGTTCACCAACTCTGGAAATTTAATCGTTCATCTGAGGAGTCTGAACCATGAAGCGTCAGAGCTAGCAAACTACTTCCAGAGCAG TGATTTCCTAGTACCGGACTACTTAAACCAAGAACAGGAAGAGACCCTTGGCCAGTATGAGCTAGGAGAGCATGGATTTGAAAGCAGCTCCTCTGTCCAAATGCCTGTCATTTCACAGGTTTCATCAACTCAGAATTGTGAAAGCACTTTCCCCTTGGGGCCTCTGGGTGGGTTGgcagaaaaggaagaagacaTGCCAGAGCAGCCAAAGACGACTGCAAGTGCCGACGTGAGCCGGGATGACCTCCCGAAACCAGGGCTCTCGTCTATCACTATTGAATAA